From Pseudomonadota bacterium:
TCGGCATTGCTCCCGTAAATGAAAAGCCTCCTGCTTCAATTTGAACAATTCTAACTCTTTATCATGCACCTGAGCCAGGCGTTTTTCCAGTTTTTCCGCCATCATCACCACCTGATCATGGTCCCGATCAAGATAACTGCGGGCCCTGGCAATGACAGAATCCTTAAATTTCAGCAGTCGGGCAACCTGGAGGGCATTACTCAGGCCGGGAACCCCATACTGCAAGCGGTACAATGGCTGCAATGAGTCCGCGTCAAATGAAACCGCCACGCTTTCAACCCATGGCCGTTCGTAAGCATAGGCTTTGACGTTATTATAATGGGTGGTAACCAGAAAAGCGGCTTGACGCTCATGCAACTCATCCATTACCGCCATGGCCAGGGCCGCACCTTCCTGAGGATCAGTGCCGGCACCAAGCTCATCAAATAAAACCAGAGACCGGGTATCACAACGACGAAGGATGGTATCAATATGATGTAAATGGCCGGAAAAGGTGCTGACATCCTCACTGATACTCTGTTCGTCACCAATATCGGCCAGGACCTCACTGAACAATGGGATGCTGCTTTCAGCCGCTACCGGCAACGGCAAACCGCAGCGGGCCATAAGACTGACCAGCCCCAGGGTTTTGAGGGCCACGGTTTTCCCTCCGGCATTGGCTCCGGAAACCACCAGCCCCTGGATACCGGATTCAAAATCAATATCAACCGGCACTACAGTTTTCAAGCCTTTGTCAGCCAGAAGCAATGGGTGTCTGGCCTGTTTCAGGGAAAATCCTGCAGGCCATTCGGTTAATAGATCAGGCGCTGAGCCCCCAATCTCGAGTCCATAAAGGGCTTTTGCCTGAATCTGATCCAGAAGAAAAACCCGACCCAGCACCTTAACAATCTCCCCGGTCTCAGCCCGCAGGTGACCGGCAATCATTTTGAGAATCCTGATTTCCTCTTCCTGCTCTTCCTGCTGCAAAATCCCCAGGCTGTTGTTGAGACCGATAGTTTCCACCGGCTCAACAAAAAATGTCATTTGGGTCCGGGACTGATCGTGGATGATGCCAGAAAAGAAGCTGCGAAAATTTAATTTGACCGGGATCACATAACGGTTGTTACGCTGGACAATCAAGTGATCCTGAATAATAGGCTGGTAAGCAGGATTCTGCAGATGCGCTTCAAGGATAGAATTAAGCTTCCGGCGGCTACTTTTGATTTGCTGGCGGATTTCCGCCAAAGCAAAGCTGGCCGAATCCTTCATTTCCTCCCGCTCATCAAAACAACTCTCAATCAATTCCGTTAAGGGTCTGAACGATCTGATTCCCTCAAATAAGATATTTAAGGAAGAAAATCGCTCATCCATGGCCGTAGCAAAGCTAATGATTTTTTCCAGACAACGGAAGGTTTCGGCAATAGAGATCAATGCCGGGGACAGGAGATAGGTTTCTTCAATCCGGATGAGTTCAAGGTCCGCAGCCAGGTTCTGCACTCCAGCCAGCGGTACGGAACCATGTTCGGGCACCAATTCCATAAACTGGGTGACTTGGCTTAATCTAGCCGGCAACTCAGGGAAAACAGCTGGGGGGGAGGGGGAAAGCTGACGGACTGCAGCCTGGCCGTCCCTGGTCCGGGCATGCCGGGCAACCCGTTCGGCCAGCCGAGGAAATTCCAATACCCGGACAGCATGGGCTTCCATGACTCAGGAAAGTAATGAGGAAACCATGCGATTGATTTCTTTGCCATCCGCACGGCCGGCGACCCGAGCCATTACCGCCTGCATCACTTTGCCCATATCTTTTTTGCCGGCGGCACCGGTCTCGGCAATAACCGTTTTTACAATCGATTCAATTTCAGTGGCGGCCATCTGCTCCGGGAGATACACTCCCAGGATTTCCAGTTCCTGCTCCTCCTTGGCAGCCAGATCTTCGCGGCCGCCTTTTTTAAACTGGCTGATGGAATCTTTCCGCTGTTTAACCATAGTTCCCAGCAATTTCAGTATCTCATCGTCACCCAACTCATGGCGGCGGGAAATTTCCTGATTCTTTATCTCAGACCTGACCATACGAATGGTAGAAAGCTTTAGTTTATCCTTTGCCCTGGCAGCGGTTTTCATTTCTTCAGTAAGCCGTTCTTTCAGATTCATTTTTTTCACCTCGTCTATCAATACTTGAATTAAGCTGTTAGCTGTTAACACTTTTGACACTCAATTGCCTGCAGCAACAACTCAATAATGTCCCTAATCCCGGCAACCTTAATCCTTTTGCCTTTATCCTTTATCCTTTTTCATCCCTGACCCGGACACCACGGCCGCGTAAATATTCTTTTGCCTCACCAATAGTATATTCGCGATAATGAAATATAGAAGCTGCCAGGGCGGCACTGACATTAGCTTTAGCAAACCCATCATAGAGATGTTCAAGCTTGCCCACGCCACCGGAAGCAATCACTGGGAGGTCCACCGCGTCAACAATGGTTCTGGTCAACGACAGGTCATAACCATCCTTGGTGCCATCCCGGTTCATGCTGGTCAGCAGGATTTCACCGGCTCCATATTCTTCCATCTTTCGCGCCCAGGCAACCGCATCAATTCCAGTGGGTTCACGGCCACCATAGATATACACTTCCCAGCCACCTCCAAGCCGGGACTTGGCATCAATGGCAACCACGATACATTGGCTGCCGAAACGGCGTGATGCTTCCTGAACAAAGCTGGGATTTTTAACCGCCCCTGTATTGATGGATACCTTATCCGCCCCGGCTTTTAACAAATCCCGGATATCTTTCAGCGTCCGGATACCCCCACCAACTGTCAGGGGGATAAAAACCTGCTCAGCCGTCCTTTTTACCACATCTATAATGATATTCCGCTGATCACTGGAAGCGGTAATATCGAGGAAAGTAACTTCATCAGCTCCCTGGATATCGTAAGCCGCAGCCACTTCCACCGGATCACCGGCATCCCGCAGGCCAACAAAATTAATGCCTTTAACCACCCGGCCGTCCTTCACATCAAGACAGGGGATAATCCTTTTTGCCAACATCCGCTCAATCCTGTAAAAAATCCATAGAATTAATAGCCCACCTGATCATACATCATCAACCAACTTCATGGCTGCCCTTAAATCAAGCGTCCCTTCATAAAGCGCCCGACCAGTGATGGCCGCAGCCACCCCTTTGCTTTCGATGGTCAACAGTTGTTTAAGGTCATCCAGGGAGGCAATCCCCCCGGAGGCAATAACCGGAATTTCCAGGGATTCTGCCAACCTGCCGGTATCTTCAAGATTAACCCCGGTCTGCATACCATCACGCATAATATCCGTATAAATGATTGCCGCCACCCCCAAATCCTGCATTTTAAGCGCCAGATCCAAGGCTTCCAGTTCCGTTTCCTCCGCCCAGCCCCGGGTGGATACCTTGCCCTGGCGGGCATCAATGCCTACACAGATACGCCCGGGAAAACGGCGAGCTGCTTCGGCAACCAGCTCTTCCTGTTCAACGGCCACGGTCCCCAATATAACCCGATCAAGTCCCAAGTTGAGGTAGTCTTCAATGGTTTCCAGGGAACGAATTCCGCCTCCAAGCTGGCAGGGGATATCCAGGGATTTGACAATAGTGATTATCGCTTCACGGTTCACCGGAGAACCGGCAAAGGCGCCATTCAAATCAACCAGGTGCAGATACCTGGCCCCTTCCTGCTGCCAGCGGCGAGCCATTTGCAGCGGATCGGTGGAAAACAAGGTGTCATCTTCCATCCGTCCCTGGCGCAGACGAACACAGTTGCCATCTTTCAAGTCGATGGCCGGAATAATCAGCATTTCAGTGAATCTCCTTCCCTTGCAAGCCGGGAAGCTGCCGGACCAGCCTGGCGATCCCGACATCAGCCAACTCCCTGACCGTCAGCCACTTGCCACCGCCACGAAGGAAGGAGCCCAAATTGGTCAAATCTTCACTTAAGCCCTTCTGGGTATGGGCAAACTTACCTGCCCAGACCTTTTTTCCCGAACGGACATCAACCATAACCACTTCAAAAGCAACCGAAGCCGGCCTGGTAACCCCATATGGCCCTCCCACCCGCTCAAGATAGCGGGTAACGGTACCAAAAATCAGCATATCAACCTTAAGCTTTTGGCCAATATTTCCAACCGGAACCAGACCTAAATTGGGAATAATTGCCAGTGCCTCCCGAGGCTCAACAACCCGATGCAATCCATATATGGCAATCTCCCTGGCCATGGAGGTTGCGGTCTGCAGACCGATTTGGCTGGCAACCTGTTCACATTTTATCTGCTCTTTGGCTAGCTGGCAGCTGGTCATGGTTTGGATATTGCCATTTCCTCCAGCCAGGTGAAAAGGCAACACGGCAACACTTCCATACGCTGGCACCTTATCCTGGGATGGAGAAATGAGCATGCCCTTGGTGGCACAAGAGGGCAAGCAAAACATCAGTCCACAAACAAACAGGCAAAAACAACCATAAAACAATTTCCCGGTTTTCACATTCATAAGCGTCTCTTAGCCCTCCAAATAAAAATTTTCTTTGCAATCATGATGTCTCCACCATTTTGCCAAAAGTCTTGAGGATTTCAAGCCCCTGAAGCTGGCTTTTTTCAGGGTGAAACTGGGTGGCAAAAATATTATCCCGACAAATGGATGAAACAAAATCAATCCCGTAATCAGTGGTCGTGGCAATAACTGCCGGATCTTCAGGAACCACGTGGTAGGAATGAACGAAATAAAAATAGGATTCAGCGGCAATATTTTCCAGCAATGGCAGCGAACCATTTTTATGGATGATATTCCAACCCATATGGGGAATTTTCAAAAAACTTTTCTCATCATCAGGATCCGGCAAACGATGAGAGAAAGGAACAACCGACCCCTTGATTACATCCATACCGGGGAAGTGCCCAAACTCCTGGCTTTCAGTAAAAAGCACCTGCAGGCCTAAACAGATACCTAAAAATGGCTTTCCCGCAGAGATTGTCTGCAGAACCGGCTGGATAAGCTTATAATGATCCAGGTTTTCCATACAATTCTTGAAAGCACCCACCCCGGGAAGGATGACACCATCAGCATCAGCAATCTTAGACCCGGAACGGGTAACCTCGGCGGTAAAACCCACCTTCTCAACCGCCTTCTGAACACTGCGCAGGTTACCCATGCCATAATCAATGATTGCAATCATCTCATAACATCCCTTTGGTGCTTAGAGGCTGGCCGGCAAGACCGGCATCAGGTGTCCAGGCCCGCCTTAAAGCATGGGCCAGGGCCTTAAAAACCGACTCAAAGATGTGATGCTGATTCTTGCCATAATGCAGATTAATGTGCAGCGTCATCCCTCCATGACTGGAAAAAGCCCGAAAAAACTCTTCCATCAATTCGGTATCCATCACTCCCACCTTTTCCACCATCAGCGGAACATTATAGGTCAGTTGAGGACGCCTGGAGATATCGACCGCCACCGAACACAAGGCTTCATCCATGGGAATAGTGGCCTGACCGTAGCGGGCTATACCACCACCATCACCCAATGCTGAAACCAGGGCCTGCCCCAAACAAATACCCAGGTCTTCAACCGTATGGTGGTAATCAACCTCCAGATCACCCTGGGCAGATACCGCCATATCACTGCGGCTGTGCCGGGCAAACAGCGTCAACATATGATCCATGAATGGAATTCCGGTTGCTATTGATGCCGACCCCCGACCATCCAGCTGAAGGTCCAGATTAATATTGGTTTCTGCCGTCTGCCGCTGCACCTTCCCCTGTCGCTGTGTTTTCTCCATTATACTATCCTTTCAGCTCAAATCGAAGATAAGAATACGGATAAAGGAATGTACGTTCCCTATGTTTCCTATTTTTCTACTCGCCGTTTTACTGCCAGCCCGTGGGCCTCCAGCCCCTCCATGCCGGCCAGTTCCTGTACCGGTAGAGCATATTTTGCCAACGAACTCTCAGTAAATGACAGAATACTGGAACGTTTCAGAAAATCATCCACACCAAGTGGCGATGAAAACCGGGCGGTGCCGCCAGTGGGCAGAACATGGTTCGGCCCGGCCAGATAATCTCCCAATGCTTCCGGGGTATAATGACCTAAAAAGATTGCCCCGGCATGCCTGATTGAGCTGAGAGCTGCCAATGGCTCCGCCACTGCCAGTTCCAGATGTTCCGCGGCAAAAATATTGGCCAGAGATAACGCCTCATCCAGAGATCGGGTAACAATAATGGCCCCTTGTAAGTGCAGAGACTGCCGGGCGATTTCCTTTCGTTCCAGGCCTTCAAGCTGTAGAATTAACTGCTGTCGCACCGCTTCCGCCAATCCACGTTCCGGTGTCATTACAACCGCTACGGCCAATTCATCGTGTTCCGCCTGGGAAAGCATATCAGCCGCCACCCATTCGGGATTGGCGGAATGGTCAGCCAGCACCAGAATTTCACTGGGACCGGCAACCATATCAATGCCTACCCGGCCGAAAACCTGGCGTTTGGCCTGGGCAACATAAATATTTCCCGGACCAACGATTTTATCCACCGCCGGCACGGTTTCGGTCCCGTAGGCCAGGGCGGCAACAGCCTGCGCCCCACCAAGGCGAAATACCCGGTCAACCCCACATAACTTTGCCGCTGCCAGAACCGCCGGATTATAACCTTTGGCTGCCGGTGATACCATAATCACCTCGGATACCCCGGCCACCCGGGCCGGCAGAACATTCATAATCACCGATGAAGGATAGGAGGCTTTGCCCCCCGGGACATAGACCCCTACCTTGTCAAGAGGTGTTACTTTCTGCCCCAGCAGCACCCCGGGTTCATGGTCTTCAAACCAGGACTGGCGCAATTGACGCTGATGGTAGTTAGTAACCCGCTTAATGGCAAGTTTAAGATTGGCAAGTTCAGCCGCCGGTAACGATTCCAGGGCACGATTCAACTCGTCAGCAGACACCTCCAGAGAAACTTCAGCCAAATCCAGGTCATCAAAAGTTCGGCTATAATGAAACAAGGCCGCATCACCTTCTCTCCGAACCCGATCAACAATCTCTCTGACTATCTGCTCAGCTTCCCGGGTCAGTTCAGGATTCCGCTCACAGAATTTCCTGAAAAAAGGCTGAAAATCGCTGACAGAACTATCATAAATGGTAACCGGCATTTCCCCTCCTGTCTATTTTAACGGTGTACGGTTTATGGTATAGGGTGAAAACACCTTGAATCTTGAATCTTTAACCTTTAAATCGTCGGGGACACCATTTTAACTTTAATGACCGATTGAAAAATCGCTTTTATTTTGGGGATATCTCCCGGATTTGCTGTCCTGTTTTGATGGTGTCCCCACGATTGCCTTTAGCCTTTACCGTTTCCCTCCGAACATGAGCACCAAGGGCCTGCAGTTTTTTTTCAAACTGGTAATATCCCCGGTCCAGATGATAAACCCGGGAGATGATAGTTTCTCCTTCTGCTGCCAGGCCTGCCAGCACCAGGCTGGCGCTGGCCCGAAGGTCGGAGGCCATAACCGGAGCACCAGAAAGCTTTCCAGGCCCTTTTATAATGGCACTACGTCCCTCGACTTCGATATCAGCACCCATACGCTGCAATTCAAAAACATGCATAAAACGATTCTCAAAAACAGTTTCCGTGATCACACTGGTTCCCCGGGCCAAACACATGAGCACCATAAACTGGGCTTGCATATCAGTGGCAAAGCCGGGATAGGGCATGGTCTTCACATCAACACCGGTAAAAGATCGCTGGCTTACAACTCGGACATCAACACCATTATGACCCGGTTCTCCATTTTTGTCCACTGAACTGATCGCCAATCCGGCTTCCTGTAATTTACCAACCTCCGCCGTCATTTTGGCAAGAGGACAGTTTTTAATCAGAAAATCACCATTTGTCACCCCACAGGCTGACATCAAAGTCGCTGCTTCGATGCGGTCCGGCATAATTTCATACTCCACCGGATGGAGTTTGTCCACCCCCTCAATGGTGATGGTTGCCGTTCCATCACCCATAATTCTGGCGCCCATCCGGCGCAGGCAGATCGCCAGATCACACACTTCCGGCTCCCGGGCAGCATTTCTCAATACTGTCGCCCCCCGGGCCAGGGCGGCAGCCATCATCAAATTTTCCGTTCCGGTAACTGTCGGCAGATCAAAGGTAATATCAGCACCATGCAGCCGCTGGGCCTGGCCATGAATATATCCATGTTCAACCCTTATTTCGGCTCCCATCATTTCCAGCGCGCTGATATGCAGGTTGACCGGTCGGGCACCAATGGCACAACCACCCGGCAATGAAACAGAAGCCTCCCCGAAACGGGCCAACAAAGGACCAAGAACCAGAATTGATGCCCGCATGGTTTTCACTAA
This genomic window contains:
- the hisF gene encoding imidazole glycerol phosphate synthase subunit HisF, whose product is MLAKRIIPCLDVKDGRVVKGINFVGLRDAGDPVEVAAAYDIQGADEVTFLDITASSDQRNIIIDVVKRTAEQVFIPLTVGGGIRTLKDIRDLLKAGADKVSINTGAVKNPSFVQEASRRFGSQCIVVAIDAKSRLGGGWEVYIYGGREPTGIDAVAWARKMEEYGAGEILLTSMNRDGTKDGYDLSLTRTIVDAVDLPVIASGGVGKLEHLYDGFAKANVSAALAASIFHYREYTIGEAKEYLRGRGVRVRDEKG
- the hisD gene encoding histidinol dehydrogenase, which produces MPVTIYDSSVSDFQPFFRKFCERNPELTREAEQIVREIVDRVRREGDAALFHYSRTFDDLDLAEVSLEVSADELNRALESLPAAELANLKLAIKRVTNYHQRQLRQSWFEDHEPGVLLGQKVTPLDKVGVYVPGGKASYPSSVIMNVLPARVAGVSEVIMVSPAAKGYNPAVLAAAKLCGVDRVFRLGGAQAVAALAYGTETVPAVDKIVGPGNIYVAQAKRQVFGRVGIDMVAGPSEILVLADHSANPEWVAADMLSQAEHDELAVAVVMTPERGLAEAVRQQLILQLEGLERKEIARQSLHLQGAIIVTRSLDEALSLANIFAAEHLELAVAEPLAALSSIRHAGAIFLGHYTPEALGDYLAGPNHVLPTGGTARFSSPLGVDDFLKRSSILSFTESSLAKYALPVQELAGMEGLEAHGLAVKRRVEK
- the murA gene encoding UDP-N-acetylglucosamine 1-carboxyvinyltransferase codes for the protein MDKIVVRGGHRLTGEVEVSGAKNAALPILASSLLVSGGRNRFSNVPRLRDISTICTLLSTMGAKVYAHEEVVEIDASGVSTLEASYDLVKTMRASILVLGPLLARFGEASVSLPGGCAIGARPVNLHISALEMMGAEIRVEHGYIHGQAQRLHGADITFDLPTVTGTENLMMAAALARGATVLRNAAREPEVCDLAICLRRMGARIMGDGTATITIEGVDKLHPVEYEIMPDRIEAATLMSACGVTNGDFLIKNCPLAKMTAEVGKLQEAGLAISSVDKNGEPGHNGVDVRVVSQRSFTGVDVKTMPYPGFATDMQAQFMVLMCLARGTSVITETVFENRFMHVFELQRMGADIEVEGRSAIIKGPGKLSGAPVMASDLRASASLVLAGLAAEGETIISRVYHLDRGYYQFEKKLQALGAHVRRETVKAKGNRGDTIKTGQQIREISPK
- the hisH gene encoding imidazole glycerol phosphate synthase subunit HisH, translated to MIAIIDYGMGNLRSVQKAVEKVGFTAEVTRSGSKIADADGVILPGVGAFKNCMENLDHYKLIQPVLQTISAGKPFLGICLGLQVLFTESQEFGHFPGMDVIKGSVVPFSHRLPDPDDEKSFLKIPHMGWNIIHKNGSLPLLENIAAESYFYFVHSYHVVPEDPAVIATTTDYGIDFVSSICRDNIFATQFHPEKSQLQGLEILKTFGKMVETS
- the hisB gene encoding imidazoleglycerol-phosphate dehydratase HisB; amino-acid sequence: MEKTQRQGKVQRQTAETNINLDLQLDGRGSASIATGIPFMDHMLTLFARHSRSDMAVSAQGDLEVDYHHTVEDLGICLGQALVSALGDGGGIARYGQATIPMDEALCSVAVDISRRPQLTYNVPLMVEKVGVMDTELMEEFFRAFSSHGGMTLHINLHYGKNQHHIFESVFKALAHALRRAWTPDAGLAGQPLSTKGML
- a CDS encoding endonuclease MutS2: MEAHAVRVLEFPRLAERVARHARTRDGQAAVRQLSPSPPAVFPELPARLSQVTQFMELVPEHGSVPLAGVQNLAADLELIRIEETYLLSPALISIAETFRCLEKIISFATAMDERFSSLNILFEGIRSFRPLTELIESCFDEREEMKDSASFALAEIRQQIKSSRRKLNSILEAHLQNPAYQPIIQDHLIVQRNNRYVIPVKLNFRSFFSGIIHDQSRTQMTFFVEPVETIGLNNSLGILQQEEQEEEIRILKMIAGHLRAETGEIVKVLGRVFLLDQIQAKALYGLEIGGSAPDLLTEWPAGFSLKQARHPLLLADKGLKTVVPVDIDFESGIQGLVVSGANAGGKTVALKTLGLVSLMARCGLPLPVAAESSIPLFSEVLADIGDEQSISEDVSTFSGHLHHIDTILRRCDTRSLVLFDELGAGTDPQEGAALAMAVMDELHERQAAFLVTTHYNNVKAYAYERPWVESVAVSFDADSLQPLYRLQYGVPGLSNALQVARLLKFKDSVIARARSYLDRDHDQVVMMAEKLEKRLAQVHDKELELFKLKQEAFHLREQCRKEREKLLEQQENLRRTASRQLAEIVSKAEAEFKDMLAMLEKKQQEMDAVPLAIIKTGEYRHEFGEIKRKVGKLLPPVPERPQKSIDSGDLSVGDRVTLDGSRQVVEVEAIDRQKQLVSLCMSGNLRVSMPMDKITSILSKGDNKKPEMVTVSMPPAGGSPLPTLNLIGKRVDEAKEELEAYLDQAMMAGMEKVEIIHGFGTGRLRKGIHEFLRQLSYISDYYHPSADQGGQAVTVVMLGSQSNQ
- the hisA gene encoding 1-(5-phosphoribosyl)-5-[(5-phosphoribosylamino)methylideneamino]imidazole-4-carboxamide isomerase, which translates into the protein MLIIPAIDLKDGNCVRLRQGRMEDDTLFSTDPLQMARRWQQEGARYLHLVDLNGAFAGSPVNREAIITIVKSLDIPCQLGGGIRSLETIEDYLNLGLDRVILGTVAVEQEELVAEAARRFPGRICVGIDARQGKVSTRGWAEETELEALDLALKMQDLGVAAIIYTDIMRDGMQTGVNLEDTGRLAESLEIPVIASGGIASLDDLKQLLTIESKGVAAAITGRALYEGTLDLRAAMKLVDDV
- a CDS encoding GatB/YqeY domain-containing protein — translated: MNLKERLTEEMKTAARAKDKLKLSTIRMVRSEIKNQEISRRHELGDDEILKLLGTMVKQRKDSISQFKKGGREDLAAKEEQELEILGVYLPEQMAATEIESIVKTVIAETGAAGKKDMGKVMQAVMARVAGRADGKEINRMVSSLLS